In a single window of the Zea mays cultivar B73 chromosome 5, Zm-B73-REFERENCE-NAM-5.0, whole genome shotgun sequence genome:
- the LOC100281008 gene encoding DNA-directed RNA polymerases II, IV and V subunit 8B encodes MSEHLFEDTFVVTRLDPDGKKFDRVSRVEARSEQLDMYMQLDVATDVYPMHAGEKFNMVIAPTLNLDGTPDTGYYTQAGRKTLADNYEYVMQGKLYKISEDTSSSQNAKVEMYASFGGLLMLLRGDPSTAASFELDQRLFLLIRKV; translated from the exons ATGTCTGAGCATCTCTTTGAGGACACCTTCGTCGTCACTAGACTCGACCCTGATGGCAAAAAGTTTGATAGAG TTTCTCGTGTTGAAGCTCGCAGTGAGCAGTTAGATATGTATATGCAGCTAGATGTTGCCACAGATGTTTATCCTATGCATGCTGGCGAGAAATTTAACATGGTTATAGCGCCTACTCTGAATTTGGATGGCACCCCAGATACTGGCTACTATACTCAG GCTGGCAGAAAAACTCTGGCAGACAATTATGAGTACGTCATGCAAGGGAAGCTTTACAAAATCTCAGAAGACACATCATCCAGCCAAAACGCTAAAGT GGAGATGTATGCATCGTTCGGCGGGCTTCTTATGCTGCTCAGGGGTGACCCTTCCACTGCCGCTAGCTTTGAGCTTGATCAGAGGCTCTTTCTGCTCATCCGCAAGGTGTAA